A window from Chitinophaga filiformis encodes these proteins:
- a CDS encoding SPASM domain-containing protein, whose translation MPDFNLNDTLNLMSKFTLRRGWNAAKVLSSYFVSKWTGKPIQWGYPISVSFEPTTSCNLRCPECPSGLRAFTRPTGMLQQDFFRKTIDEIYKELLYLIFYFQGEPFLNPGFLEMVKYAHAKGIYTATSTNAHYLTDENARKTVESGLDRLIISIDGTTQDVYTQYRVGGNLEKVIQGAKNIVKWKKELNSKTPFVFFQFLVVKPNEHQIEDIKQLAKEIGVDEVRFKTAQVYDYEEGNRLIPTIDKYSRYHKNDDGTYKIKNKMGNHCWRLWHSPVITWDGLVVPCCFDKDAQHKLGDLKQESLKELWHNDKYIRFRTQIQQGRKNIDICANCSEGTKVWG comes from the coding sequence ATGCCTGATTTCAATTTAAACGATACCCTCAACCTGATGTCCAAGTTTACGCTACGGCGTGGCTGGAACGCCGCCAAGGTGTTGAGCAGCTATTTTGTAAGCAAATGGACAGGGAAACCTATTCAATGGGGTTACCCCATTTCGGTATCTTTCGAGCCAACAACATCCTGCAACCTGAGGTGCCCTGAATGCCCCAGCGGATTAAGGGCCTTCACCCGCCCCACCGGCATGCTGCAGCAGGATTTCTTCAGGAAAACGATCGATGAGATCTATAAAGAACTCCTGTACCTGATATTTTATTTCCAGGGAGAACCCTTCCTGAACCCGGGTTTCCTGGAGATGGTCAAATATGCGCATGCAAAAGGCATCTATACCGCTACTTCCACCAATGCCCATTACCTCACTGATGAGAATGCCCGCAAAACCGTGGAAAGCGGTTTGGACAGGCTGATCATCTCAATAGATGGTACAACACAGGACGTATATACGCAGTACCGGGTAGGCGGTAACCTGGAGAAAGTGATACAGGGGGCGAAGAATATCGTAAAATGGAAAAAAGAACTGAACTCAAAAACGCCCTTCGTCTTCTTCCAGTTCCTGGTAGTAAAGCCGAATGAGCATCAAATTGAGGATATAAAGCAACTGGCAAAAGAGATCGGTGTGGATGAAGTTCGCTTTAAGACGGCGCAGGTATACGATTATGAAGAGGGCAACCGCCTGATCCCGACCATTGATAAATACAGCCGTTATCACAAGAATGATGACGGTACCTATAAGATCAAGAATAAAATGGGGAATCACTGCTGGCGTTTATGGCATTCCCCGGTAATTACCTGGGACGGGCTGGTGGTGCCATGCTGCTTCGATAAAGATGCTCAGCATAAACTGGGCGACCTCAAACAGGAATCACTGAAGGAATTGTGGCATAACGATAAGTATATCCGGTTCAGGACGCAGATCCAGCAGGGCCGTAAGAATATTGACATCTGTGCTAACTGCAGCGAGGGTACAAAGGTTTGGGGATAA
- a CDS encoding YtxH domain-containing protein: MANNSSKAVVSFIVGAAVGVAVGYLLNTDKRDELVEKLRFQADKLKDKFKKRKEHFEDALENELA; encoded by the coding sequence ATGGCGAACAACAGTTCAAAAGCAGTTGTATCATTCATTGTTGGTGCCGCAGTAGGTGTGGCTGTAGGTTATTTACTGAATACTGACAAAAGGGACGAACTTGTAGAAAAGCTGAGATTTCAGGCAGATAAATTGAAAGACAAGTTTAAAAAGAGGAAGGAGCATTTCGAAGATGCGCTGGAAAATGAGTTGGCGTAA
- a CDS encoding AI-2E family transporter encodes MSVIDNERIKQVSFLLIIVLLAFVLFSELYTFFPGFLGAVTMYILSRKYMFRLVEERKWRKSLAAAVLMFMSFIIILLPFGLLINMLTNKIGYAVSHSSELVAGLKTVNDRIQAATKIDILSQVRLERLQEYLTSVLPGLLGATFNILTAIAILYFILYFMLVNGKEMEAWLYEYIPLKDENVLRLGTEFHKLVIANAVGIPLIAVIQGIVSLVGYFIFQVPQPWFWFAVTCFTAMLPVVGAAAVYVPMGIYLLATNMTWQGIGVLVYGFAVVGTSDNLFRMILAKRIGDVHPLITVFGVLIGVNLFGFIGLIFGPLLISMFILLLDIYSNEFLTKKREVRVQR; translated from the coding sequence ATGAGCGTAATAGATAACGAGCGAATTAAACAGGTCAGCTTTCTGTTGATCATTGTACTGCTGGCATTTGTACTCTTCTCTGAATTGTATACATTTTTCCCCGGATTCCTTGGTGCTGTCACCATGTATATCCTCAGCAGAAAATATATGTTCCGGTTGGTGGAAGAGCGTAAATGGCGCAAAAGCCTCGCTGCGGCGGTGTTAATGTTCATGTCGTTCATTATTATACTACTGCCTTTCGGCCTGCTTATAAACATGCTGACCAATAAGATCGGTTATGCGGTCAGTCATTCGTCAGAACTGGTAGCGGGCCTCAAAACGGTGAACGACCGGATACAGGCTGCTACCAAGATTGATATCCTTTCACAGGTGAGACTGGAAAGACTGCAGGAATATCTGACCTCTGTATTGCCAGGACTGCTGGGCGCCACTTTTAACATTCTAACCGCCATCGCTATACTTTATTTTATCCTGTATTTTATGCTTGTGAACGGAAAGGAAATGGAGGCCTGGTTATATGAATATATTCCGCTGAAAGACGAGAACGTATTACGACTTGGGACTGAATTCCATAAACTGGTGATTGCCAATGCGGTGGGAATTCCACTAATTGCTGTTATACAGGGCATCGTGTCATTGGTCGGTTATTTTATTTTCCAGGTACCCCAACCCTGGTTCTGGTTTGCCGTTACCTGTTTCACAGCTATGCTACCAGTTGTAGGTGCAGCTGCCGTATATGTGCCCATGGGTATTTACCTGCTTGCCACCAATATGACCTGGCAGGGTATCGGGGTGCTGGTATATGGGTTCGCTGTAGTTGGTACTTCTGATAACTTATTCCGCATGATCCTGGCTAAGAGGATCGGAGATGTACACCCGCTGATCACTGTTTTCGGTGTACTGATCGGTGTGAACCTTTTTGGGTTTATCGGGCTGATTTTCGGTCCGCTGCTCATATCCATGTTCATACTTCTGCTGGATATCTACTCAAACGAATTCCTGACCAAAAAGAGGGAAGTACGGGTGCAGCGTTGA
- the feoB gene encoding ferrous iron transport protein B: MQATKKATINIALVGNPNSGKSSLFNALTGLNQKVSNFPGVTVDKKTGAATISPNLQANIIDLPGTYSLYPKSADEFVTYDVLVNPAAGEQPDMILIIADAANLKRNLLFCSQIMDLKIPVIIGLTMMDIARKKGVEIDEAGLERELGVPVVTINPRKNKGISELKKMIDLLAREKQSVQPRDFIDSQALAPEVVNEIRKYVQVKSDYAALHVAVNHHELPFLNGGQKLAITNILQTYNFNKTKVQAEEIMQRYAKIKHIMKNSVVEADPLQKQLQTEKLDNLLLHRFWGYVILLGIMFFMFQCIFWLASFPMDWIEAGFGAASGWLTDALPANQLTDILVNGIIAGLGGIAVFIPQIMILFAFITVLEDTGYMARISFLTDRLMRQVGLNGKSVMPLISGVACAVPAIMATRNIENRKERLITILITPLMSCSARLPIYTVMIALVIPNKPVLGFLNLQGVVMMGLYLMGFVMALLIAAILKLFISIKEKSYFIMELPVYRAPRWANVGTTMVQKAKIFVTDAGKVIMVISIILWFLASYGPKDRMQQVTAQYEQLKTTHPEQKEQLDMEMKSEKLANSYAGVLGHAIEPVIRPLGYDWKIGIALITSFAAREVFVGTMATLYSVGESPEDDDATLREKMSSATWRDGRPVYTLASGISLMLFYAFAMQCMSTLAVVKRETKSWKFPAVQFVYMTALAYLFAFVSFQLLK; the protein is encoded by the coding sequence ATGCAGGCAACAAAAAAAGCAACGATCAACATTGCGCTGGTAGGTAATCCAAATAGTGGGAAAAGTTCGCTCTTTAATGCGTTGACGGGTCTGAATCAGAAAGTTAGCAACTTTCCGGGCGTAACTGTCGACAAAAAGACGGGGGCGGCCACCATTTCGCCCAATCTGCAAGCCAATATTATAGACCTGCCCGGTACTTACAGCCTTTATCCCAAAAGCGCAGACGAGTTTGTTACCTACGATGTACTTGTAAATCCTGCCGCCGGTGAACAGCCCGACATGATCCTCATCATTGCCGATGCGGCAAACCTGAAGCGGAACCTGCTCTTCTGCTCCCAGATCATGGACCTGAAAATTCCTGTCATTATCGGCCTTACCATGATGGATATTGCCCGCAAAAAAGGGGTTGAGATCGACGAGGCTGGTCTTGAAAGAGAATTAGGTGTGCCCGTAGTGACCATCAATCCCCGTAAGAACAAGGGAATATCCGAGCTGAAGAAGATGATCGACCTGCTGGCCAGGGAAAAACAATCCGTTCAGCCGCGCGACTTCATTGACAGCCAGGCCCTGGCGCCCGAGGTGGTAAACGAGATCAGGAAATATGTGCAGGTAAAAAGCGACTACGCCGCCCTGCATGTAGCGGTAAACCACCATGAGCTGCCATTTCTGAACGGCGGACAGAAACTGGCCATTACCAACATCCTGCAAACATATAACTTCAATAAGACCAAGGTACAAGCGGAAGAGATCATGCAGCGGTATGCCAAGATCAAGCATATCATGAAGAATTCCGTGGTGGAAGCCGATCCTTTACAAAAGCAGTTGCAGACAGAAAAACTCGACAATCTGCTGCTGCATCGTTTCTGGGGTTATGTGATCCTGCTGGGTATTATGTTCTTTATGTTCCAGTGTATATTCTGGCTGGCCTCCTTCCCGATGGACTGGATCGAAGCCGGGTTTGGCGCAGCAAGCGGCTGGCTCACGGATGCTCTTCCTGCCAACCAGCTGACAGACATCCTTGTGAACGGCATTATTGCCGGCCTGGGAGGGATCGCGGTATTCATACCCCAGATCATGATCCTGTTTGCCTTCATTACTGTACTGGAAGATACCGGTTACATGGCAAGGATCAGTTTTCTGACCGACAGGTTGATGAGACAGGTGGGGCTGAACGGGAAATCGGTGATGCCACTGATAAGCGGTGTTGCCTGTGCTGTACCCGCCATCATGGCAACCCGTAATATTGAAAACAGGAAGGAACGCCTGATCACTATACTGATCACACCTCTTATGAGCTGTTCCGCCCGTCTGCCCATTTATACTGTAATGATTGCGCTGGTGATACCCAATAAACCGGTGCTGGGCTTCCTGAACCTGCAGGGAGTAGTGATGATGGGATTATACTTAATGGGTTTTGTCATGGCCCTGCTCATTGCTGCCATACTGAAGTTATTCATCTCTATAAAGGAAAAAAGCTACTTCATCATGGAGCTGCCTGTATACAGGGCGCCCCGCTGGGCGAATGTTGGCACTACCATGGTACAAAAGGCCAAGATCTTTGTGACAGACGCCGGTAAAGTGATCATGGTCATCTCTATTATACTCTGGTTCCTGGCCTCTTATGGTCCTAAAGACAGAATGCAACAGGTGACCGCGCAATACGAACAGCTGAAAACTACCCATCCCGAACAAAAGGAACAGCTGGATATGGAGATGAAATCCGAAAAACTGGCAAATTCCTATGCCGGCGTATTAGGACATGCCATAGAGCCGGTGATCCGCCCGCTGGGGTATGACTGGAAGATCGGGATAGCGCTGATCACATCTTTTGCAGCCCGCGAAGTATTTGTCGGTACGATGGCAACCCTCTACAGTGTAGGTGAATCTCCGGAAGATGACGACGCTACACTGAGGGAAAAAATGAGCAGCGCTACCTGGAGAGATGGCCGCCCGGTATACACCCTGGCCAGCGGCATCTCGCTGATGTTGTTTTATGCCTTCGCCATGCAGTGTATGAGTACCCTGGCCGTTGTAAAAAGGGAGACGAAATCCTGGAAGTTCCCGGCAGTACAGTTTGTATACATGACAGCACTGGCATACCTGTTTGCCTTCGTTTCTTTCCAGTTGTTGAAATAA
- the paaC gene encoding 1,2-phenylacetyl-CoA epoxidase subunit PaaC, with amino-acid sequence MQLQQALQELITKMADDELVIGHRNSEWTGLGPVMEEDIAFSSMAQDKIGHALALYRILEEQFGGAAPDQFAFLRNAADFRCCHFVEMPISSYEFSLMRHFLFDHAETVRYQALAQSKFAPFQHLAGKAKGELKYHTLHADAWIMQLCTAGEDSRQRMQAALDNSFQLAGGIFEPGPAEDLLIAEQIYPGEAALYEQWLMHISPVMEKAGLVLPEMTAPVYGGRTGRHTPHLQQLLNEMGEVFRLDPEATW; translated from the coding sequence ATGCAATTACAACAAGCACTACAGGAACTGATCACGAAAATGGCTGATGATGAACTGGTGATCGGGCATCGCAATTCAGAATGGACCGGCTTAGGCCCGGTCATGGAAGAGGATATCGCGTTCTCTTCCATGGCGCAGGATAAAATAGGCCATGCATTGGCGCTCTACCGCATCCTGGAAGAGCAGTTCGGAGGCGCAGCCCCCGACCAGTTTGCATTCCTGAGGAATGCAGCAGATTTCCGGTGCTGCCACTTCGTGGAAATGCCTATAAGCTCGTATGAATTCAGCCTGATGCGGCACTTCCTTTTTGATCATGCCGAGACGGTACGATACCAGGCCCTTGCCCAAAGCAAATTTGCGCCATTTCAACACCTGGCCGGAAAAGCAAAGGGTGAACTGAAATATCATACACTGCATGCAGACGCCTGGATCATGCAACTCTGTACAGCGGGAGAGGATAGCCGTCAGCGTATGCAGGCAGCGCTGGATAACAGCTTCCAGCTGGCGGGGGGCATTTTTGAACCTGGCCCCGCAGAGGACCTGCTGATAGCAGAGCAGATCTATCCCGGAGAAGCGGCTTTGTATGAACAGTGGCTGATGCATATATCTCCAGTCATGGAAAAGGCTGGCCTGGTGTTACCTGAAATGACAGCGCCTGTATACGGCGGCCGTACCGGCCGGCACACCCCGCATTTACAGCAGTTACTGAATGAAATGGGAGAGGTGTTCCGTCTTGATCCTGAAGCAACCTGGTAG
- a CDS encoding 1,2-phenylacetyl-CoA epoxidase subunit B: MNDSLDPRVNRLRLDKNDGSFKVEEGENWNVFEVFHQEKRGGHHEHVGCVHAPDASLALIFAKEQFGRRKKCVNLWVVRSADILAFDLEDEDMFANNPDKTYRDASGFKVMEKINKFKKQTK, from the coding sequence ATGAATGACTCACTAGATCCACGTGTTAACCGGCTCAGGTTAGATAAGAATGACGGCTCCTTCAAAGTAGAAGAAGGGGAGAACTGGAATGTATTTGAAGTATTTCACCAGGAAAAACGAGGCGGGCACCACGAACATGTAGGCTGTGTGCATGCCCCTGATGCAAGTCTTGCACTGATCTTTGCCAAGGAACAATTCGGGCGCCGCAAGAAATGTGTGAATCTGTGGGTAGTACGCAGCGCAGATATACTGGCGTTTGACCTGGAAGATGAAGACATGTTTGCCAACAACCCGGACAAGACCTACCGCGATGCCAGCGGGTTCAAAGTCATGGAAAAGATCAACAAGTTTAAGAAACAGACAAAATAG
- a CDS encoding M28 family peptidase, translated as MKILICSLLLLSTIGIRAQSSIDSTQLIKDIQTLSSDKYEGRMAGTRGSRQAQFYLIGRFKQIGLSPFHNTYEYPFYFQQGEKQIMGTNLFGYIKGKSASSIVVTAHYDHLGVKSGTPAGKDSIYNGADDNASGVGGLLALMAYYKMHQPEHTMIFVAFDGEEEGLQGAKAFLKQPPVPVTDMVLNINMDMIGRNDKNELYVCGLTQFPELKKYVDDAVNTGGQVKVLSGHDKKEEGSNNWINQSDHYEFYKLKIPMLYFGVEDHPDYHQLSDEFKGIQPSFYYQAVLKVLTVLQSADKGFK; from the coding sequence ATGAAAATACTCATCTGCAGCTTGCTGCTCTTATCGACCATCGGTATACGTGCTCAGTCATCAATAGACTCGACCCAGTTAATAAAAGATATACAGACCCTTTCTTCCGACAAATATGAAGGCAGGATGGCTGGCACACGTGGCAGCCGGCAGGCCCAGTTCTATCTTATCGGGCGTTTTAAGCAGATAGGATTGTCCCCATTCCACAATACATATGAATATCCCTTCTACTTTCAGCAGGGAGAAAAGCAGATCATGGGGACCAATCTGTTCGGATATATCAAAGGGAAGTCTGCATCCTCCATTGTCGTTACAGCACATTATGACCACCTGGGAGTGAAAAGCGGAACCCCGGCAGGTAAAGACAGCATCTATAACGGGGCGGATGATAATGCCTCCGGCGTAGGCGGCCTGCTTGCCCTGATGGCGTATTATAAAATGCACCAGCCGGAACATACCATGATCTTTGTAGCATTTGACGGAGAGGAGGAAGGCTTGCAGGGTGCCAAGGCCTTTTTGAAACAACCGCCGGTGCCGGTAACAGATATGGTCCTGAATATCAACATGGATATGATAGGCCGGAACGATAAGAATGAATTGTATGTTTGCGGGTTAACCCAGTTCCCGGAGCTAAAAAAATACGTTGATGACGCGGTCAATACCGGTGGACAGGTAAAAGTGCTTTCCGGTCATGATAAAAAAGAGGAGGGATCCAATAACTGGATCAACCAGAGCGACCACTATGAATTTTATAAGTTAAAGATCCCCATGCTTTATTTCGGCGTAGAAGACCATCCTGACTATCACCAGCTGTCAGATGAGTTCAAGGGCATCCAGCCATCCTTCTATTACCAGGCAGTACTAAAAGTGCTGACCGTCCTGCAATCTGCCGATAAGGGCTTTAAGTGA
- a CDS encoding glycoside hydrolase family 25 protein yields the protein MPKLRIKKSRRLVFALLFLLCATFGAWLWWREREEALNFVRYEEFGIDMPVNYSIHGIDVSKFQKNINWAAVEQMQVDRIHISFAFIKATEGITRQDALFKQNWQKAKKAGIVRGAYHFFYSTRDPLKQVINFQNVVQLESGDLPPVLDIEVHNNQPPAVIRSTARIWLEEMEKAYGVKPIIYTNMHFYETYLGEEFDRYPLWVAHYYQKERPSTQRHWLFWQHSDIGRVNGISTTVDFNVFRGDSLALRKLCLP from the coding sequence GTGCCAAAACTCCGAATCAAGAAATCCAGGCGTTTAGTTTTCGCCCTGTTATTCCTCCTATGTGCGACATTTGGAGCGTGGCTGTGGTGGCGGGAAAGAGAGGAAGCGCTGAATTTTGTCAGGTATGAAGAATTTGGGATCGACATGCCGGTTAACTATTCCATCCACGGGATCGACGTATCGAAATTCCAGAAGAATATCAACTGGGCGGCGGTGGAACAGATGCAGGTAGACCGTATCCATATCTCCTTTGCATTTATTAAGGCAACCGAGGGGATCACCCGTCAGGATGCCTTATTTAAGCAGAACTGGCAGAAAGCCAAAAAAGCCGGTATTGTCAGGGGGGCCTACCATTTCTTCTATTCCACGCGCGACCCCCTGAAGCAGGTGATCAATTTCCAGAACGTCGTACAGCTTGAATCAGGCGATCTGCCGCCGGTGCTGGATATAGAAGTACATAACAATCAACCTCCGGCGGTGATCAGGTCTACTGCCAGGATATGGCTGGAAGAGATGGAAAAGGCCTACGGGGTGAAGCCGATCATTTATACCAACATGCACTTCTACGAAACATATCTTGGAGAGGAATTTGACCGTTATCCCTTGTGGGTAGCCCACTATTATCAGAAAGAGCGGCCATCTACACAGCGTCACTGGTTATTCTGGCAGCATAGCGATATAGGACGGGTGAATGGGATCTCTACCACGGTCGACTTCAACGTTTTCAGGGGAGATAGCCTGGCGCTTCGTAAATTATGCCTTCCTTAA
- a CDS encoding YybH family protein: MRLLLFLILLAAPFTAIRAQQPQSAIKALLAKQTASWNQGNLDAFMTTYWQSDSLIFIGRKGPTYGWQATLDNYRKSYPDTTAMGKLAFNILEMKPLASDVYFVVGKWHLQRTVGDLQGHFSLIIKRIKGSWKIIADHSS, encoded by the coding sequence ATGCGTTTATTATTGTTCCTTATCCTCTTGGCCGCTCCGTTTACGGCCATACGTGCCCAACAGCCCCAGTCTGCCATCAAGGCTTTGCTGGCGAAACAGACTGCTTCCTGGAACCAGGGCAACCTGGACGCCTTTATGACAACTTACTGGCAGTCCGATTCCCTGATATTTATTGGCAGGAAGGGTCCCACCTATGGCTGGCAGGCTACGTTAGATAATTACAGAAAATCTTATCCTGACACAACAGCCATGGGCAAACTGGCGTTCAATATATTGGAAATGAAGCCCCTGGCTTCAGATGTGTATTTTGTAGTAGGTAAATGGCACCTGCAAAGAACGGTGGGCGACCTGCAGGGGCATTTCTCGCTGATCATTAAACGTATTAAGGGCAGCTGGAAGATCATCGCTGACCATAGTAGCTAA
- the nadD gene encoding nicotinate (nicotinamide) nucleotide adenylyltransferase yields the protein MKIGLYFGSFNPIHTGHLIIANYVAYNTDLDKVWLVVSPQNPLKPAGSLLNEHNRFHLVEMAIKDEPKLRASNIEFSLPRPSFTIDTLTYLTEKFPTQEFTIIMGSDSFQNITRWRNYQQLTKNYPIYVYLRPGHEVTETHGARVEVLKAPMLDISSTDIRKWIQEGKSIRYLVPDNVLAYIAENNYYR from the coding sequence ATGAAGATAGGCTTGTATTTTGGGTCCTTTAATCCTATACATACCGGGCATCTGATTATAGCTAATTATGTGGCATACAATACGGACCTCGATAAAGTATGGCTGGTGGTATCACCGCAAAACCCTTTAAAACCGGCAGGATCACTACTAAATGAACATAACCGGTTTCACCTGGTAGAAATGGCCATTAAAGACGAACCCAAACTCAGGGCCAGCAACATTGAGTTTTCCCTGCCAAGACCCTCCTTCACCATCGATACACTCACCTATCTGACAGAGAAGTTTCCCACACAAGAATTCACCATCATCATGGGCAGTGATAGTTTCCAGAATATTACCCGCTGGCGCAACTATCAACAGCTTACCAAAAACTATCCTATTTATGTTTACCTGCGGCCGGGGCATGAAGTAACCGAGACGCATGGGGCACGGGTAGAAGTCCTGAAAGCGCCTATGCTGGATATTTCGTCTACAGATATACGTAAATGGATCCAGGAGGGGAAATCCATCCGGTACCTGGTGCCAGACAATGTACTGGCATATATAGCAGAGAATAATTATTACCGCTAA
- the paaA gene encoding 1,2-phenylacetyl-CoA epoxidase subunit PaaA, with protein MYGGGYIFDEPNRKQQREEQLHDDPEKLAAFEARIARGEKIEPGDWMPAEYRRQLIRLIEQHAHSEIIGALPEGTWITRAPGFKRKLALIAKVQDEVGHGQLLYNAAETLGKSREAMINDLLSGKSKYSNVFNYPAKTWADVTVIGFLIDAAAIVNQVANSKGSYGPYCRALERICYEESFHLKQGHDAFIELATGTPAQKAMLQDALNRWWQPIMHFFGPPDKTSSHSEKLMQWKVKMASNDDMRNQFLDTYVPKIWELGLTLPDPLLRKNPDTGKWEYSDPDWNLFFEVINGNGPCNKERLDVRRWAEEHGRWIRKALMRPEEMERSAPPVA; from the coding sequence ATGTACGGTGGCGGATACATTTTCGACGAACCCAACAGGAAGCAGCAGCGGGAAGAACAGTTGCATGATGATCCTGAAAAACTGGCAGCGTTTGAAGCGCGGATTGCCAGAGGGGAAAAAATTGAACCGGGCGACTGGATGCCGGCGGAATATCGCAGACAGCTCATACGACTGATCGAACAACATGCACATTCCGAAATAATAGGCGCACTGCCGGAAGGCACCTGGATCACCCGGGCGCCGGGCTTTAAACGCAAACTGGCGCTCATTGCCAAGGTGCAGGATGAGGTGGGTCATGGACAACTGCTGTATAATGCTGCAGAAACATTGGGAAAATCCAGGGAAGCGATGATCAATGATCTGCTGAGTGGAAAATCCAAGTATTCCAATGTTTTTAATTACCCGGCCAAAACCTGGGCAGATGTTACCGTGATCGGCTTCCTGATCGATGCTGCTGCAATAGTGAACCAGGTAGCCAATTCCAAAGGCTCTTACGGCCCTTATTGCCGTGCACTGGAAAGGATCTGTTATGAAGAAAGCTTTCACCTGAAACAGGGACATGACGCCTTCATAGAACTGGCTACAGGTACGCCTGCCCAGAAGGCAATGCTGCAGGATGCCCTTAACCGCTGGTGGCAGCCTATCATGCATTTCTTTGGCCCGCCGGACAAAACCTCCAGCCACAGCGAGAAGCTGATGCAATGGAAGGTGAAAATGGCGAGTAACGACGATATGCGGAACCAGTTCCTGGACACATACGTCCCGAAGATATGGGAGCTGGGATTAACACTCCCGGACCCCCTGCTGAGAAAGAACCCGGATACCGGGAAATGGGAGTATTCTGACCCTGACTGGAATCTCTTCTTTGAAGTGATCAACGGGAATGGCCCCTGCAACAAAGAAAGGCTGGATGTAAGGAGATGGGCAGAAGAACATGGCCGCTGGATCAGGAAGGCCCTTATGCGTCCTGAGGAAATGGAACGCAGCGCCCCTCCGGTGGCATAA
- the paaD gene encoding 1,2-phenylacetyl-CoA epoxidase subunit PaaD has protein sequence MQTITTMQAVYQSLEHVMDPEIPVLNVLELGMITDVKVDIEGVHIKMIPTFAACPAVDIIKENIKNAVERDLQMPAFVSVDKDVNWNSNRLTAEAKAKLRDYGIAPPGRHEGDVNMDMLVKVNCPHCGSENTYLRSPFGSTLCRALHFCRQCGMMFEQFKPLS, from the coding sequence ATGCAAACAATAACAACAATGCAGGCCGTATATCAATCGCTGGAGCATGTCATGGATCCCGAGATACCTGTATTAAACGTACTGGAACTGGGAATGATCACAGATGTTAAAGTCGATATAGAAGGCGTGCACATTAAGATGATCCCCACCTTCGCAGCCTGCCCTGCAGTAGACATCATTAAGGAAAACATTAAAAATGCGGTGGAGAGAGACCTCCAGATGCCGGCATTTGTAAGTGTGGATAAAGACGTGAACTGGAACAGCAACCGCCTGACCGCCGAGGCCAAAGCGAAACTGCGCGATTATGGGATTGCGCCTCCCGGCAGGCATGAAGGGGATGTCAACATGGACATGCTGGTCAAGGTGAACTGCCCTCATTGTGGCAGCGAAAACACCTATCTGCGCTCCCCATTTGGATCCACCCTCTGCAGGGCCCTGCATTTTTGCCGGCAATGCGGAATGATGTTCGAACAGTTTAAGCCACTGTCCTAA